The Halobaculum sp. MBLA0143 genome includes a region encoding these proteins:
- a CDS encoding SDR family NAD(P)-dependent oxidoreductase, producing the protein MTRTVVVAGVGEGLGSSLAWEFAEAGDRVAMLARSEAFLETLADEITTETDGEALAAPTDVSDTEAVAATYDTIHERFGGVDVQINNVAGANVGGDTLSTTRAELTEAWSVRVAGQYQCARRAAQDMADGDGGTILWTTSQQARVPRGSVASVTARQAARGTARAMADNLGEHGVQSIHVVVDGWIENPSLRERYPDHDDWMDPDEIARLYRDLADDPETVHASEIDLRHPNDELRF; encoded by the coding sequence GTGACACGAACTGTCGTCGTCGCGGGCGTCGGCGAAGGGCTCGGCTCCTCACTCGCGTGGGAGTTCGCAGAGGCGGGCGACCGGGTGGCGATGCTCGCGCGCTCGGAGGCGTTCCTGGAGACGCTCGCAGACGAGATCACGACGGAGACGGACGGCGAGGCGTTGGCGGCGCCGACGGACGTGAGCGACACCGAGGCCGTGGCGGCGACGTACGACACGATCCACGAGCGGTTCGGCGGCGTCGACGTGCAGATCAACAACGTCGCCGGCGCGAACGTCGGCGGCGACACCCTGTCGACGACCCGCGCGGAACTGACGGAGGCGTGGAGCGTCCGAGTCGCCGGGCAGTACCAGTGTGCCCGGCGGGCCGCCCAAGACATGGCCGACGGCGACGGCGGGACGATCCTCTGGACCACCTCACAGCAGGCGCGGGTGCCGCGCGGCAGCGTCGCGTCCGTCACCGCCCGCCAGGCCGCTCGCGGCACCGCACGGGCGATGGCCGACAACCTCGGCGAGCACGGCGTCCAGTCGATCCACGTCGTCGTCGACGGCTGGATCGAGAACCCCAGCCTCCGAGAGCGCTACCCGGACCACGACGACTGGATGGACCCCGACGAGATCGCCCGGCTGTACCGCGACCTCGCGGACGACCCCGAGACGGTTCACGCGAGCGAGATCGACCTCAGACACCCGAACGACGAACTGCGGTTCTGA
- a CDS encoding McrB family protein, protein MSVPDTDELVEAYFEHADWEHERERAENTSEAVRTLAEALVETREEIGSEELTVLYNLVQHENTFGREEKREAVEQFDLDDETRDRIFTCFDGPIGIVGSGTNTVNVDGGEEAVTEFLRDFVRAASTEGRIEAVEKFARRDVSGVQAGIVSPIVYAMAPEEFPIANSPAREGMEKYFGRGVSSQLSGYVRPGDGSRVHPSSSYESFISEIESDERYGDSTEFHFVRKDYDFDDNYRHLDYFFQWAPENPTGDPADPVVPDVTRERADTYWVTQSNEHEFENGYLRAKHDGRATHRATRLAEGDLIFHNFDGEICAVSQATGNLRITQDDGTDYEIARVRTHRLDTPVSKDEILAALDHEPFRPDKHYPVNSNGNLNQGYLFELSRPAANWLLAELGVEDPDWETFEWPPSGVDTDGTDPNGSTDDDATDTISIPDSPPARHEEIARQLDATGQVVLTGPPGTGKTHTATTFARWWVDDRTDEPTEEQVRTVTFHPAFAYEDFLEGLTATTVDDDGNEPGADAEADANAGATGVTYEIEPGLLREVAEDARAAYDEAVGDDSDPSDAPPYVLVIDEINRGDLPQVLGEAITLLEPGERDRHEVSLAHSGDSFSLPPNLYLIGTMNTADQSIALVDAALRRRFRFLRVSPEPERVLALELGGDEGDVQTPSAVVTDESASDRDRLLAASVAALAALNERIRRDAARLERGQQLGHTALLGHDDACAVADAWQFELLPQLAEYYYGQTDALRRELFEDGGTDLFDWGHGVPVDLDLETLYESLCEIGGTDGDDAVPLDTSVGDGTAAGGATTGDASEATENAPVDATADDPTATRTTPDE, encoded by the coding sequence GTGAGCGTCCCCGACACTGATGAACTCGTTGAGGCGTACTTCGAGCACGCCGACTGGGAACACGAGCGCGAGCGAGCCGAGAACACGAGCGAGGCGGTGCGGACGCTCGCGGAGGCGTTGGTGGAGACCCGCGAGGAGATCGGCAGCGAAGAGCTGACCGTACTGTACAATCTCGTCCAACACGAGAACACCTTCGGACGCGAAGAGAAACGCGAGGCGGTCGAACAGTTCGATCTCGACGACGAGACGCGCGACCGGATTTTCACGTGTTTCGACGGTCCGATCGGGATCGTCGGGAGCGGGACGAACACGGTGAACGTCGATGGTGGCGAGGAGGCGGTGACGGAGTTTCTGCGTGACTTCGTCCGAGCGGCGTCCACCGAGGGGCGAATCGAAGCTGTCGAGAAGTTCGCCAGACGTGACGTGTCCGGGGTACAGGCTGGAATCGTCTCGCCAATCGTGTACGCGATGGCTCCGGAGGAGTTCCCCATCGCAAACTCCCCCGCCCGCGAGGGGATGGAGAAGTACTTCGGCCGAGGGGTGAGCAGTCAGTTGTCGGGCTACGTTAGACCTGGGGACGGAAGCAGAGTTCATCCATCTAGTAGCTACGAGTCTTTTATATCCGAGATAGAGTCTGACGAAAGGTATGGAGATTCGACAGAGTTTCACTTTGTGAGGAAAGACTACGACTTCGATGACAACTACCGCCACCTCGACTACTTCTTCCAGTGGGCGCCGGAGAATCCGACGGGCGACCCCGCAGATCCAGTTGTTCCAGACGTAACACGCGAGCGAGCAGACACCTACTGGGTCACTCAGAGCAACGAACACGAGTTTGAGAACGGCTACCTTCGAGCGAAGCACGACGGCAGGGCCACGCACCGGGCTACCCGCCTCGCTGAGGGAGACTTGATCTTCCACAACTTCGATGGGGAGATCTGTGCTGTCTCACAAGCAACGGGGAATCTACGGATCACTCAGGACGACGGCACAGACTACGAGATCGCACGAGTACGAACCCACAGATTGGATACACCGGTATCAAAAGACGAAATCCTCGCCGCGCTGGACCACGAGCCGTTTCGGCCGGACAAGCACTATCCCGTGAACAGCAACGGCAATCTGAACCAGGGGTACCTCTTCGAACTCTCCCGTCCGGCCGCGAACTGGCTGCTGGCGGAGTTGGGGGTCGAAGATCCGGATTGGGAGACGTTCGAGTGGCCGCCGTCGGGAGTCGACACGGACGGGACCGACCCGAACGGCAGCACCGACGACGACGCCACTGACACTATCTCGATCCCCGATTCACCCCCAGCGCGCCACGAGGAGATCGCCCGCCAACTCGACGCGACGGGCCAGGTCGTCCTCACTGGGCCGCCCGGGACAGGGAAGACCCACACCGCGACGACGTTCGCGCGGTGGTGGGTCGACGACCGGACGGACGAGCCGACGGAAGAACAGGTCCGAACCGTCACCTTCCACCCCGCGTTCGCGTACGAGGACTTCCTAGAGGGACTGACGGCGACGACCGTCGACGACGACGGGAACGAGCCTGGAGCGGACGCCGAGGCCGACGCGAACGCCGGCGCCACGGGCGTCACCTACGAGATCGAGCCGGGACTCCTGCGCGAAGTCGCCGAGGACGCCCGGGCAGCGTACGACGAGGCGGTCGGCGACGACAGCGACCCGAGCGACGCGCCGCCGTACGTGCTCGTGATCGACGAGATCAACCGCGGCGACCTCCCACAGGTCCTCGGCGAGGCGATCACGTTGTTGGAGCCAGGCGAGCGTGACCGTCACGAGGTGTCGCTGGCCCACTCCGGCGACTCGTTCTCGCTGCCGCCGAACCTCTATCTAATCGGGACGATGAACACCGCCGACCAGTCCATCGCGCTCGTCGACGCCGCGCTGCGCCGGCGATTCCGCTTCCTCCGTGTCTCCCCGGAGCCCGAGCGGGTGTTGGCGCTCGAACTTGGGGGGGACGAAGGCGACGTTCAGACGCCGTCCGCGGTGGTCACCGACGAGTCGGCGTCGGACCGCGACCGGCTGCTCGCGGCGAGCGTGGCGGCGCTGGCGGCGCTGAACGAGCGAATCCGCAGGGACGCCGCCCGACTCGAACGCGGCCAACAGCTCGGCCACACCGCACTGCTGGGTCACGACGACGCCTGCGCCGTCGCCGACGCCTGGCAGTTCGAACTGTTGCCACAGCTGGCGGAGTACTACTACGGTCAGACGGACGCACTCCGGCGGGAACTGTTCGAGGACGGCGGAACAGATCTGTTCGACTGGGGGCACGGCGTCCCGGTCGATCTCGACCTGGAGACGCTGTACGAGTCACTGTGCGAGATTGGTGGCACCGACGGCGACGACGCCGTGCCACTCGACACTAGCGTGGGCGACGGCACAGCGGCAGGGGGCGCGACGACGGGCGACGCATCAGAGGCGACGGAGAACGCCCCGGTAGACGCGACGGCCGACGACCCGACAGCGACGAGAACGACCCCCGATGAGTGA
- a CDS encoding methyl-accepting chemotaxis protein — protein MSNSVGKLPFVGRSDENSGSGGERESNERRESGVQGGGSSASDGEGREIRSDGGTDLGGRDSADESIDISAVAMLNTLPRPAFLLDANHQVIGWNEELAELTGVEAASVLGERDSGRFYGVDEKTETLADAVVSDPENAHRTTDAERSGRDQRAYELDEVLVNDDGQELRVQSVATPIYEDGAFAGVIQLVNDVTEKIERQEAMRALVRQSAETGDELTDGNLDARVEFTGNNEVLDEEVLELVNVINDVAESTQEMVSGFVTEVNGVSESAAEIAESAVEVDEQVDTQNESIEQIAEEMEELSATMEEVAATSDQVASAAEQAREAAGDGMDANESARDTVDDVRSVAEELADTVDELNDRMDAVGEVVEVIAEIAEQTDMLALNASIEAARADVDGSGFEVVADEVKSLANETKEHTDEIAAQIDELREQTIATVEATETTTEYVRRADDEIDDAVESLAAIDDAVEEVATGIDQVARATDDQAASIEESTATATDVLTDAQEIADAVGEITAETAEQRDAVDDIVDYMSELAGSDALDRVDDDIDAVETARDEVDEATL, from the coding sequence ATGTCGAACAGCGTCGGTAAGCTGCCGTTCGTCGGGCGATCCGACGAAAACTCGGGGAGTGGGGGAGAGCGGGAGTCGAACGAACGGCGTGAGTCTGGAGTCCAGGGGGGTGGATCGTCGGCGTCCGACGGTGAAGGTAGGGAGATTCGGTCCGACGGCGGGACGGACCTCGGCGGTCGTGACTCGGCAGACGAGTCGATCGACATCAGTGCGGTGGCGATGCTGAACACGCTCCCACGGCCGGCGTTCCTGCTCGACGCGAACCACCAGGTGATCGGCTGGAACGAGGAGCTAGCGGAGCTGACGGGCGTCGAGGCGGCGTCCGTGCTGGGCGAGCGGGACAGCGGGCGCTTCTACGGTGTCGACGAGAAGACAGAGACGCTCGCGGACGCCGTGGTCTCCGACCCGGAGAACGCACACCGGACGACGGACGCCGAGCGATCGGGCCGCGATCAGCGGGCGTACGAACTCGACGAGGTGTTGGTGAACGACGACGGCCAGGAGCTTCGCGTGCAGTCGGTAGCGACGCCGATCTACGAGGACGGCGCGTTCGCGGGCGTGATCCAGCTCGTCAACGACGTGACGGAGAAGATCGAGCGCCAGGAGGCGATGCGAGCGTTGGTGCGCCAGAGCGCCGAGACCGGCGACGAACTCACCGACGGCAACCTCGACGCTCGCGTCGAGTTCACTGGCAACAACGAGGTGCTCGACGAGGAGGTGCTGGAACTGGTGAACGTCATCAACGACGTAGCCGAGAGCACCCAGGAGATGGTCTCTGGGTTCGTCACCGAGGTGAACGGGGTGTCCGAGTCGGCGGCGGAGATCGCCGAGTCCGCCGTGGAGGTGGACGAGCAGGTGGACACACAGAACGAGTCGATCGAGCAGATCGCCGAGGAGATGGAAGAGTTGAGCGCGACGATGGAGGAGGTGGCCGCCACCTCCGACCAGGTCGCCTCGGCGGCCGAACAGGCCCGCGAGGCCGCGGGCGACGGGATGGACGCCAACGAGAGCGCCCGGGACACCGTCGACGACGTACGGTCGGTCGCCGAGGAGTTGGCCGACACGGTCGACGAGCTGAACGACCGGATGGACGCCGTCGGCGAGGTGGTAGAGGTGATCGCCGAGATCGCAGAACAGACGGATATGCTCGCGCTCAACGCCTCTATCGAGGCCGCTCGCGCGGACGTGGACGGCAGCGGCTTCGAGGTCGTCGCAGACGAGGTGAAGTCGCTGGCCAACGAGACGAAAGAACACACCGACGAGATCGCCGCGCAAATCGACGAACTCCGCGAGCAGACGATCGCCACCGTCGAGGCGACGGAGACGACGACCGAGTACGTCCGGCGGGCCGACGACGAGATCGACGACGCCGTCGAGTCGCTGGCGGCCATCGACGACGCCGTCGAGGAGGTGGCGACCGGGATCGACCAGGTCGCCCGCGCGACGGACGATCAGGCCGCCTCCATCGAGGAGAGCACTGCCACCGCAACGGACGTGTTGACCGACGCCCAGGAGATCGCCGACGCCGTCGGCGAGATCACCGCGGAGACGGCCGAACAACGCGACGCCGTCGACGACATCGTGGACTACATGTCGGAGCTGGCGGGCTCGGACGCACTCGACCGCGTCGACGACGACATCGACGCCGTGGAGACTGCGCGGGACGAAGTGGACGAGGCGACGTTGTAG
- a CDS encoding helix-turn-helix transcriptional regulator encodes MTMNKKLLPLTLLHEAETDEMDGITRFQKLVFLAQEEGEIEEGYDFVPHSYGPFSKALYDDIDRLVDEGFVEEGEEQTAESADNDKQVYRLTEDGRQVVEHAANGGDELDMPEELEASVRATLGDYEDTDLYELLKYVYSEHPGMAKNSKLNI; translated from the coding sequence ATGACGATGAACAAGAAGCTCCTCCCGTTGACACTCCTACACGAGGCGGAGACAGACGAGATGGACGGGATCACACGGTTCCAGAAGCTCGTCTTCCTCGCGCAGGAGGAGGGTGAGATCGAGGAGGGGTACGATTTCGTCCCACACAGCTACGGGCCGTTCTCGAAAGCGCTGTACGACGACATCGACCGACTCGTCGACGAGGGGTTCGTCGAGGAGGGAGAAGAACAGACGGCCGAGAGCGCGGACAACGACAAGCAAGTCTACCGATTGACGGAGGACGGTCGTCAGGTCGTCGAACACGCCGCGAACGGCGGCGACGAACTCGACATGCCCGAGGAACTCGAAGCGAGCGTTCGAGCGACACTCGGTGATTACGAAGATACCGATCTCTACGAACTTCTGAAGTACGTCTACAGCGAGCACCCCGGCATGGCGAAGAACAGTAAGCTGAACATCTGA